Genomic DNA from Schistosoma haematobium chromosome 1, whole genome shotgun sequence:
tcaactagttcctgctcgaaagaattctccgacgatttagttcgcagattttcccagtctaccataggtgcattgaagtcccctaggattagacatcgaccactttgagaccaagtattgagactgcttaacaggatctcatttgcctcacagcctgggctgcgatagaccaaaccaatcagcagctcttgtcccttgcattttaagcgaagactaactaattcacacgtcccactctcataggatacactatcgataatggcaaatgggatagcattcctaatgaatagagctactccccctcctttgcgcttttgtgttctgtcggcccttactaacgtaaaaccctcgaaatcaagttccataatatctatagcctgtgtcagccaggtttctgttactgcgattatgtctggcaACACTCCAAATCTATCTACGAAACATCCACGACTTGACATGTCACGAAAGTTACTCAACTAAATGATGTTCCCGCGTTTTAATCCTATAAGCGAACATGAGCAGCATATCCCACGCCAGTTGAAGAATCAATTATTAAACTCTTTTCAGCACGTTTACAGTAAACGTGTTTGCAATATGATATTGTACATATTTCCTGAACCTATCAACGTCGTTACTTCAGATTAAATACCTTGGTGAATGCTTTTGTAACTGTAAATATAAGTTCGTAGTTCCCATATTCAGTTTATTACTGCTAGTACGAGTTTTCCATTCATTTTCCTATGTATCCATCCTCTAATTCCTAGTATTTTACTACTGTTGATCTTGTCACCTTATATCTATAGACTTTCAAGATGAACGAACCAACTGGTGTCGGGCCAACTTTTGCTGATGCATGCGATGATGGTAATTATTAACTTTAATTCCTATCCTTTTCAGGCGAACTTATCAGCATCTGTTGTCTTTGTGGTAAAACGTTTTCCAGTCAGAGTCTACTGCACAAACATTTCGAATTGATGCATGAAGGTAACTCGTCAGAAGACTTAAAGCAGTTTTGAATTAGGTACAGAGATAGACACTGAACAATATGATCTAAGTGGATTTGCCGCTATGGGGAATGAACAAGGTCGTAAAAGTAATGGTGAAGAAGATGCAAGTAAGATTCATTATTGTATTTTGAATAACTAGGATTTCATCACGTCTTCAGATGTGTGGTCAGCATTGTGTATCATCTAGTTATAATTTTTTACTTGAAATAACCGTCATCCGCACATTTCCCTACGTAATAACGGTTAACAGTTCTGTTTCTTTTAAGTACTGAGCTGAAATGCGAAAGCATGAAATCCTCATAATGGATAGAAACTACAATCTTTTACAGTGAGCTAGTACTTACCGGGAATAATCTCTCCTAAAAGTAGTGTAGGtggttaatacttgtatttatCATAAACGCTATACTCATTTTAGCTTTCTCTATCCCCGAATGTATCTAAAATACTTTTATGTACAAGTATGTGACTGAAATCGCCCTATAAAATATCAACATGAAACAACCTCGTATTCCTAAATTCTCTCAGGTTTTATGCCATTCTTTTTAGTTTATCCCAGGAGTAATTTGTCTGATTACAAAGTGGTCATTTCTTTTCAGTTTCTCTAGTGAACAATTATAATACCAAACCGTTGGTTTCCTTAACACAACTTTTATAATATTTGTCATAAGAAAAATTAGCGATCTTAAATGAATCAGTACCAAACAGTTTCATCAGTAAAATCCATTTGCTGACTGACGATATTTTGAGCATACATTTTAtcataatttatattcatatctGTTTATGTACGGCTCAAATTCTGGTTTGGTATATAAAGAAATTGCGTTATTCAAGTGAACTTATATTATTATGGGGAAATCCAGGGCGAAAGgttgtattaataataaatggaCAAAAAATAGTAATTAGTAAAAGATTCACCCAAGCTTCACACATTCTTACCAATTTCAACGTTGTCTGGTGTGTTGGTAATCACTGGCCAGCAAACACAAGGCAGTTTGATCGTTGTTGGAGTAACAAATCAGGTGGACTATTCCTTGAAGTGCTCCACCCAGTGTTCAAGATATCTTCATGGGTTTATAATTTGTGGGCCATCAGCTCTGAGAGTTGCTTTAAGTGAATTGGAACAGCTTCTGACAGCAACCAGGTGCGGAGTAATTGGACATAGAGTCGCAGCCAAAGATTTAATCATGCTAGGTGAAAGACTAGTTGGCAACCCACCGAAATTTGTAGGTGTAAACTGGCTAAATTAACAAAACGGCGAGTAGGGTCCCCTGCGGCCTTGCAAAACTTCGTGCTTAGAAATATTTAGCTTCTCGTGAAGGACTGATTCGTGATGAGCGGAAAGGTTTTGTTAGGGCTACCTTCGATTCGGTGGACAGGACTGcttattgaagaagggtgtgcctgagaagtttactaacatcctaaaagccctatcgacaaccacctctctcctcTGTCCCACTCGAGCAGTGgagttagacagggttgcccaatctcatcATTCCCCTTCAACTTTTCTATctatgacattctggaaacagctctgatggatgcaagtaatggcggtgtgaaTCCGTtgctggagaaagacttctcgaccttgagtatacggatgatattgtcttactgtgtgatgatgcccaaggcatgcaatccacacttaatcagttggcaatcaatgtccgtaggtacggtatgtgctttgcaccttcgaagtgcaaagtacttttacaagactggcaggatcctgATCCTGTATTCACCCTGGGTAATGAGCgcatagaagtagtcgagaggTTTGTATATccgggtagctgcataagtgccaGTAATGACGTGTGTAGTCGGATCAATTCACATATAGTGAAAGCCAAAGAGGCTTGTGCCAATCTGGGtaatctttggcgccttcgtgatgttagtctggctgtatacaacgcgtcggtgagagcagttttgctctatgcttgtgaaacctggcctctccgagttaaGGATGTTAGACAACTGTGTTTGATCGTCGTTGTccccgaaggattgctgacatccagtggcaacaccatgtcagtaatgcagaggttcggcatcatgtgttcgggcgcagagacgataatgcaattggtgtcaccatcttgaaacaccgacttcggtggcttggacatgttctccgaatgtcttcccagagaattccacgtcgtgtattatttaccgactctgggactggttggaagaagcggagaggtggtcagtgcatgacatggtgtcgtggtatgaaagaaagctgcaaaggactggcttctgttggtccttcacgactccctggttggggtctgagagatggtgcaacacagtggctagagacgttatcagatatggctcagaatagaaagcagtggcgatcctgctgtaactttcatttacttcataaaaagtgaTCGTAACTTTTTAAACTGAAAGGATTCTTTCCGGTTGTACCTTTCTGTAtctctattattattttgataccatacactaatttgtggtggttattgtcttttttttctttttgcactcaccttacattctttatctCTTCCCTTTCTCGTTATtattgtgtggcgtatatgtatctggtacccccttgtaccaatatttatctgttcaaataaataagtaagaaaGTTTTCTGCTCAGGACGTGGATCTGTTGACTCATTTCTGCACTCCATCAAATACTGGGACACCTCCACACTTATTGCAGATCAAAAATCATTGTTTTGATATCAGAGTTTCTTTAATTCATTGGGAAAAACTGCTTTCAAACTGTCTGTTGAAGGAGGGTGTCTTGGAAAGTTTATTGACATCTTGATGGCTTTATACACAAACGTGCCAAACAGAGTGAGACTGTTCAACCACCTCTTTCTGTTGTTCCATCTCTACAATAAAGTTAAGCGTTGTTCCTCTGCAACTTTCATACTCATGGAATCAAAGGAACAGTTCCAGAAGAAATGCGTTATGCAGGTAGTAGGGTCTGTCACTTAACCTGGAGATGGACTTTTCAACATTAAGTACGCGTATAACAGTCTCACAAACTATTCCAATCGCATCTAATCAGTTAGCATATATTTTTAATACGTATATCATGTTTCTTGAACCTGCTGAATTTGAACCACTTCTGAAAAACTGGCTGGAGCATGTGGCTCCACTCAATTTCCTTTAAATCTGTTAGTAGTCGAAAATTTCGTTTGTTTAAGCAGTGGGTGATAAAATAACATGACAGGTAAAATCAGTCCACGCGTAGTGGAAGACAATACAGCGTATGTTAATATCGAACATATTTGGCACCGTTGTGATGCTTGTCTCCCTCTGTGTAAGGATCAAGTTTACAATTGATTAGTCGGGAGTCTTCCTGGGATCTTCAGCTACTTTGTGTTCAGTGATCATTACCTCCAAGTGTTTGTTATCATCAGGTGGCAATGTATTACTGATTCTGAGGTTCTGCAATGAGTATTCGGCCACAGTGATGGACGAAAaacgatgtcaccatcttggaAAAACCGGCAGCACATTATTATTTAGCACCGAGGTGGTCGCTTGATGATATGATCCCTTAATATGAAAGGTTCTTGCTCGGGATAGGCGTCTGTTGATCCGTCAAAACTCCTAGGTTGCAGTCCTAGGGATGGTGCAATTCAGTGGCGTTAGATGTTGTCAGATATAACTCATATAAACTGATTGTAATCCCAATTTAGTGAACTGAACCACCCTAACCAATTCTTACTGGCTGTACTTTTTACCGAACTATATCTATCACATGCTATccttgtttcatttatttactgtaaAACGCTATTGCTCTTCATTTCACAATATTATGACATCACATATGTGAACCTCATGTGCTAGTATTGTTCCTCAATGTGACCAAAGGAATGGCGTCTTCGTCAAATAGGACTATATCACCTGTATATTCCAAATCAACAAGTAATTCGGGTAGATCAATGCCTGAAAAGTTGTTTAGATGGATATCTGTAAATAAGTTGGGTAAAAATGCAGAAAAAAGATAGCCGTGACAAACAGTTGGGTTTGATAATCCTATTGACATTATATACTTATTCGATGATTTTCAACAATGTTAAACAACTGAGAAATTCCTCttaaaaataaagttattaTGTTTCCTGAGTTACTGTACTTCGGTGTGCCGTGTCACTCCTAACTGTGTctatcttttctttttctattcTTTGCAACAGATTTCCGAGTTCTGAATTGTGCATTTTGCAACAAAGTATTTACTAAACATTGTAATTTGAACACACATATCAAAGCAGTCCACAAAGGTCAGATTCTGTTGTTGTAAACACTTTTTGTCTGTAATGCGTTTTTACCCTTGTTTTCCTTCAATGCCTACTCACCTGTTAGGGTTTTTGATTATCTTTTAGGTGTAAAACCGTTTGAATGCACTTATTGTTATAAAGGATTCACTCGAAACTCTGACCTCCATAAACACATCGACGCTGTTCACAAAGGTTGGCTAGTGTTTTCTACTTCAGATAACCTTTCTATATAGGTCTCAAGCCATTCGGATGTGAAGTATGCCAGCGAAATTTCTCTCAGAAATCAAGCCTAAAACGACACATAGAAGCAATTCACGAAGGTAAGTCGATTCTCAAGGTAGATAAAGTAGCATAAGACTGCAGCTAAAATCTGATAGTTTTTGGCATATAAATATTTTTCGAATGATGGTTATGTCCAGCTTCTAGTTCTGCAAAAGTTTTGGTTTGATGCATTTTCATATCATTGTCTCGCACCATAACAATCTAGATGAAACAATCGACCAATTAATAGACATTTCAGTCTTCTGAAAACCCTCTTTCTTCCCTTTTTAGGTATGAACTTTGACGGCACCACTTCTCCAGATAGAAAAGGCTTTAAATGACGTTGAGGTCTGAGTATGTTTGTGGTTGAATTTAAAGATATATCGTCACAATTTCCCTGGATTTTACCCCAGTGGGATTATAAACTTGAAGAATACACTAGATTACTTTTCATTTCCGTCCTcgatgaacatttacaaaaatTTATGCTGTCTTCTTAATTTTAGGGCTGTCTAGAAGTAAAGCAAACACATTCTGAACAAGACTTCTGCTAAATAGATGGATTCATAAAGACTAAACTGGTTCACTGTTTTTTTGGAATGTTCGTTCTTTATGGCGTCCCCAAGCTGTAGTATTTTATTGTCTCCAATAATTCTAAGTCGGAAAGCATGCGGCGTACGCAGGTAGTCAACTAAATTAATAGTCGAGTTCATACTTCTACTAGGATTATTAAACATCAACGCCAGTATGAAGTAAAAGATATATTCTAGTAACTCTGCTAGTTTCAAAGTGCACTACTTTTAGGTCAAGGTTTCTTTAAATCGCATCGGTTTATGAGAATCATGTGGAATGTACCCTATTTGAATAGATAACGACATAGAATTTTGACATTTATGTGAAAGCAATGATTTTTTGTACGGAGTTTTTTTAATCAGTTTTGCTGTTTTCCTTTACAGATCCTCGGCATCGCTGAAGAAAAAACAGATTGTATAATCCTCTCCAATTTTCATATGATTTCATGttcaaaaatatacatttattattcTCTCAGATTGTGATATTTCTAACCATCCGGTCCTCCGATCTTTGAGAAATAGGGAGCTGAACGAGAGAATGATTCGAAAGTCTCATGCATGGTAGTAAAGGATATATACTATAAGCAAACGTGATCAGAGCTCTGTAAGAATTACTGAATAAAGAAATACTTAGAATAATATGCAAGGATAATTTATTTACAAGAAACATCTTATGTACATGAACTTTGACAATCTGCAGACATGTAGCTTCATCTAAGTTGAGATGCGTCACACCTGGGTTTTCCTGGTACATAGGTAGAAACCTGAAATGATAAAAATGGATGTTAGATTATGTCGCATATTGATTGGTAGACCTACAGAACCACATGGTTAGGAAATATGGGGATATTTCGGAAGCCTACACGAAATAGCTGATAACAGATGATCCTTTACAGCCAAAGCAATTCGTCTATGGGAATAGCTTCTATTGAAAAAATGTTATCATTATGCCtatttaaacataataagtTGTAAGCTTTTGGGTCTTTTAATTCCTCTGCGTTTGTAATATGCTCCTATTTGATTTCCCTAACTTGACTTGAGTTTTTGAGATGTTAATTAGTGGTCAACCTGATACACAGCTCAGATAGTTTTCATCTAATTCATAACATCTATGCCGTGTATTGTCTATATCACATCACCATATTCACATCCGTTATCCGAGTTATGTCTGCAGTCATTGTGTTTCTAAGCTATGTTAAGGTTATGGAAAACGATTAGATCTACATCAATTTAATGCGGATGAAGGAAGCATGACTTACGGTATGTCTTAGTTGGTTAGCTGAAGTATCCCGTAAAGGGAAAGGTTGAACGTAGCTCCGTATtctgaagagaaaaaaacaaaaacttaaAGAACATCATATGAAGCTGTTACTAGATAAAGCTTATCTCACAAATTTTATAGAACTGACAAACAACTCGATGAGAACTCAAGAATAATAACTACCTAAAGAATTTCAATGCGAACTTACTAAGTGGCTTGTTTTATCGTCGAGTTCACTGTCGGGTAAGGTCATGTGTGCAACTTTCTTCAACAAATGAGGAAACAATTGCAATATAGCTTGGTATTCTCGGTTCAACTTGTCAAAGGCCTAAAATAAAAAAGTGTATCACAGTCTACATGTCCTGATTTATAAGAGAAGAGTGCTGCAATTTCATATCGCATAAATATGTAGCTTCTTTTAATAGTGTTTGGTCACACAAAACGTCAATAGACGACCAGGTGGACGTCTTGCGCGCCTTAGTTGTTTAATACAATGGGGAAAACGTACACAAGTTCACGGACTAAGCATCTCTAcccaaaaatatttaaaacgaCTAACGGGTTTTATGTAGTGACGCTTGTCACCAAAAACGTTCGCTAAACAACCTGATTGTGTTTCCGTAGTTTCTATTCCTCCTGTGGGAATTACGAGATAAAGTGACCGGGTTCAATGAAAACCATCAGGTTTATAAAGTATCTACAATAACGAGAGCAACGATCGGTTGCGATGGGGAGAAAATCTGTCCCGTTAAATATTTTGAATGCCGACTACAAACTAGTCAGTCTGTACATTGACATATTGTGATTTTTTAGCAGTAGAGCAGTATGTTTGTTGAAGTTACCTAATAATTTCCTTTGGTGAACGATGCCTATTTACAAGATATATATGATTTGGACAGAATCAGGGTTTTAAACCCCCCACAGGTGGGTCATCCatacccaccaacccggttaaagtgcaagacattcgcttttcgtgaTCAACAGTagtgccgcgagaaggcagtgagtagaactttcctgttagtggctgtatacgcgtggtcatgtgagagcatttcgagagtaAGAGCTAACACTCTCCAGCCTCGCCGTGCCAAGCAAATGCACTTGAAACTAAATAAGCATCATTAAGGATACTCCGTACACTGTCGAAAAAAGAGGATTTATAACGAGGCATTAAATTACAACGAACAAGTATACTTATGTAAATATTACTCACCTGTCTGAAATTATCAAGTAACCGAGTTTGCGCTAGTAACTTTTCTTGCAATATGATGACCTTTTGATTGAGTTCCTAAATTTAGAAAGGGCTGGGTTAATAGTAAAAAATTCAACATACACTAGCGAAATTTAGTAGGATGAGGTTATATTCTAAGATTACCTTCAATTGCAGCGCGTAGGCGCTTTATGTTGAAGAAATTATTGTGATGCACTGAACCTTAGTGGTTCATTACAATCACGTACCTGCTGAGATACTGTTAAAAACAAGCAACCGATAAATTTCAGATATATTCAGTCAGTAATGTGACAAACTAGCCAATCAATGATGGCCACAAAAATACAATCCGGCGTGTAAAATGATGGAGAAAATACATTACAATAAGTCATACAATACAACTAAGTAATAGTGCAAATAGTTCTAGGTCTTTCATTAAAAGGGGAATTAAGTCAAAACAAGGAGCGTTTAAATGCCACAACTTACTTCAACTTTCAATTTTTCAGACTTCTTAGTCTAAAATTCGAATTTTGAAAACgttttaataaacttatcagaTACAGAACTGTATTTCCCAGAGATATTATCAACTACCGCGATACTGTAAGCGACCTTTTTCATGTCCTATGCCtatcttcaacaaaactaattttgttgttttagCAAATCCAAGCTATGTTTCGAAAACATCTACGATCGAACGCTAGTAACCTATGCAAGTTTCTAACTATGAAAGTCCAAGTTTCATAGACACAAAATAACAGAGACTGATGTAGCACTATACACTTGCCCACTAATTGATAAAGAGGACATCTTAAGTAGCAAATATCAGTTGACAGAAGCCAAACATGCCTCTTTACTTAATCTAGCAAAACATACAACTATTTGACTTCCTATAAATAGACTACAAAATGATGCGAACCACTCCTGAAGAGATGCTTTCAAAGAGAACGTATGCCAAACATCCTCACGTCTTAACTGTAAATATCTCCATCAGAAATAAGTGAGAACGTCTCTCGATGGGAGTTGATATCTACAGAAAAATTGTGACGAAACTAAAATAGTGAGAACGAGTAGTTTTGACAACCGCCAATTAGCGTAACTAGTCCATAAAACGACTCACCAAAATCAATATTGGCTTAAAGTCAAGAGATCTTATAATCATGCACCAAGTAGTTTGCCTGTAGCTAAAAGCCTATCGAAGGTTAAAAATTTATTCTGTACATCTACGGCCCTGTCTGAAATAAGCTTATTTGATGGCCTTACATAGtgttgtttaaaaaataaagaattagTAAAAACACAGTTAGTATTACTGGGGACTATCAATACCTTGAATAACTTTTTGAAAACTGATTTCCACGAAACGTTCCCTATCGATTTTCTTTAGATTAgggtgtggtgtttgaatgaactaatgataactttgtacttgttgaatgcttgatttcgaattctaaatacagtacattcgtttgtggttatctagtagttcttgatccgattacgttatttctgggattcctagttcatactataattcaaatacttataaATATCACATAGGGTTGTCATTTACTCAAAAGTTTGAACAATCAAGCAAGCATTTCGGAGATATAAACATGAATAACCGTGTATCTAAAAGCATAATTTACATTATACTAACATTAAAACGGGACAAAAATCACTTTTACACAGGAAAGTGTTTTAGATACTTGACTGGCAAACATGCAGATGTAAAATAATCGAAATGATACAGTAAACAGATTTTTTAATAACCTACCGACTCTTGTACAGATTGTAATGTACAATTCAAATGGGCAATCTGGTCAACAAGTTGGTAATGAGTCATAGGACTACACAGCAA
This window encodes:
- a CDS encoding hypothetical protein (EggNog:ENOG410V4DW~COG:K); the encoded protein is MEFYFTLTKKLSKYTWSVQTFKMNEPTGVGPTFADACDDGELISICCLCGKTFSSQSLLHKHFELMHEGTEIDTEQYDLSGFAAMGNEQGRKSNGEEDANFRVLNCAFCNKVFTKHCNLNTHIKAVHKGVKPFECTYCYKGFTRNSDLHKHIDAVHKGLKPFGCEVCQRNFSQKSSLKRHIEAIHEDPRHR